The following proteins are encoded in a genomic region of Mahella australiensis 50-1 BON:
- a CDS encoding helix-turn-helix domain-containing protein: MSFNYIDHYTMKQNRLKVLEKNNYRCAICGMEATEVHHQDHSYSNHNIDNLLPVCHKCHMQLHVQSRSNNEPKINSDAIEYLLMVRGMNKQELAQKIHMSNSAITTILKRKTTKNSTLKKIAEVLDCSIKEIVTDPSQLIDWEEKENNEEKILVESINERINQLTNDKRLTKLYKIWLEKELREFFNVKSYGLISGKNIVIAIKIINKWEPGADISKLANQANETA; this comes from the coding sequence ATGAGCTTCAATTATATTGACCACTATACAATGAAACAAAACAGGTTAAAAGTTTTAGAGAAAAACAATTATAGATGTGCAATATGTGGCATGGAGGCTACTGAAGTCCATCACCAAGATCACTCATATAGCAACCATAATATAGACAACTTGTTACCAGTTTGCCATAAATGCCACATGCAATTACACGTACAAAGCAGGAGTAACAATGAGCCAAAAATTAACAGTGATGCAATTGAATATCTCTTGATGGTTAGAGGCATGAACAAGCAAGAATTAGCACAGAAGATCCATATGTCAAACTCTGCAATAACAACTATCTTAAAGAGAAAAACCACAAAAAATAGTACATTAAAAAAGATAGCAGAAGTGCTTGATTGCTCGATAAAAGAAATTGTTACTGACCCTAGTCAATTGATTGATTGGGAAGAGAAAGAAAACAATGAGGAAAAGATACTAGTAGAATCGATTAATGAACGAATTAACCAGTTAACCAATGATAAGCGTTTGACAAAGCTCTATAAGATATGGCTTGAAAAAGAATTAAGAGAGTTTTTTAACGTTAAAAGTTACGGATTAATTTCAGGTAAAAATATCGTAATTGCAATTAAAATTATTAACAAATGGGAACCTGGGGCAGATATCTCTAAATTAGCAAATCAAGCCAATGAAACGGCATAA
- a CDS encoding helix-turn-helix domain-containing protein, with protein sequence MTNQEKDLLIHLLAQYTVLSPEEKQSEKLLMQAKADVEHTLGYDVLNTKIDDGNDGFPTVMTIPQMAKFLQIGISKAYEMSHWVGFPAVRIGRQVRVPKHALLEWLEQQQHAEQQQHAEQEQMQLKTVWGRR encoded by the coding sequence ATGACAAATCAGGAAAAAGATTTGCTCATCCATCTTTTGGCGCAATATACAGTTCTATCACCTGAAGAAAAGCAGAGCGAGAAGTTGCTTATGCAGGCCAAGGCCGATGTTGAGCATACACTCGGCTATGATGTTCTAAACACAAAGATAGACGATGGCAACGACGGATTTCCAACGGTCATGACCATCCCGCAGATGGCAAAGTTCCTGCAAATAGGCATATCCAAAGCATATGAAATGAGCCATTGGGTAGGTTTTCCCGCAGTGCGGATAGGCCGGCAGGTACGGGTACCAAAGCATGCCCTGCTTGAATGGCTAGAACAACAGCAGCATGCAGAACAACAGCAGCATGCAGAACAAGAGCAGATGCAGCTTAAAACTGTATGGGGAAGGAGGTGA
- a CDS encoding host-nuclease inhibitor Gam family protein, with protein sequence MIEEYETENMLIDEELGQTDEGWRITDDNQADWALEKIAAIDAEYRRKEVVAKNKIAQVQEWLDKQKEQAEQQRSFFCALLKQYFESLPATAVKQTKTQKIYKLPSGVLRLKQQQPEYLKDEDKLLEWVKTNKPQFVKIKESVNWSSLKELVATAGDKAVDTQTGEVIDGIEIVEREPKFDVEI encoded by the coding sequence ATGATAGAAGAATATGAAACCGAAAATATGCTGATAGACGAGGAATTAGGGCAGACAGACGAAGGCTGGCGCATAACAGATGATAATCAGGCGGACTGGGCGCTGGAGAAAATAGCTGCGATAGATGCCGAGTATAGACGAAAAGAGGTTGTAGCGAAGAATAAGATAGCGCAGGTGCAGGAATGGCTTGATAAGCAAAAAGAGCAGGCGGAGCAACAACGCAGTTTCTTTTGCGCCCTGTTAAAGCAATATTTTGAATCGCTGCCAGCTACGGCTGTTAAGCAAACGAAAACTCAAAAGATATATAAGCTGCCCAGTGGCGTATTGAGATTGAAACAACAACAGCCGGAATATCTAAAAGACGAAGATAAGCTGCTCGAATGGGTAAAGACAAACAAGCCGCAGTTTGTCAAAATTAAGGAATCTGTTAACTGGTCTAGCCTGAAAGAACTGGTTGCCACAGCCGGCGATAAAGCTGTTGACACGCAAACCGGCGAGGTTATAGACGGTATCGAAATCGTGGAACGTGAACCAAAATTTGATGTAGAAATATAA